The Myxococcaceae bacterium JPH2 nucleotide sequence CATATGAATCGGTCTTTCGGAAAACATGGGGTCCGTGAGGCGCACGACGCTCACCTTCACGAAAGACAGACGGAAGACGTTCGGGGTGGCAGCGGTACAGGGTGGCTGTCACGCAGAGCGGGCTTCGCCTTGGGTCCCAGCGCCCCGGGCCGCCGGGCGGGCGTCACGCGGGAGCGTCACGGTGAAGGTGGTGCCCTCGTGGTCCGAGGAGCTGACGCAGACCGTGCCGCCATGCGCCAGGACGATTTCCTTCACGATGAAGAGTCCCAACCCCAGGCCCGCGCGCCGGCGCCCTCGGCCCAGCCCCGCCTGACGGAACGGGTCGAAGATGCTGTCCAGGAGATGCGAGGGAATGGGCGTGCCGGGGTTGTGCACCTCCAGCACCTGCTCGTCTCCGCGCGCGGAGCAATGGAGCAGCACGGGAGAGTCCGACGCGCCGTGCTCCAGCGCGTTGCCCACCAGGTTGCTCAGCACCTGCGCGAGCCGCTCGGCGTCCCAGACGCCCTCGGCGCGACCGTCCACGTCCAGCGCGATGAGCCGCTCGGGATGCGCCGCGCACAGCTCCTCCACCACCTGCCGGCAGACCGAGCCCAGGTCCACCGGCCCCAGGTTGAGCGGGATGCCCCCGGACAGCCGCGCGCGGGTGAGGTCCAAGATGTCGGAGATCATGTTCCCCATCCGCCCCGCGCTCGACTCGATGCGCTGCGCCAGCTGCTGCTGCGCGGGGCTCAGCGAGGCGCGGCGGCGCAGCGCCCTCGCGGACAGGGAGATGGCATTCAAGGGATTGCGCAGGTCATGGCCCAGGATGCCAATGAAGCGCTCGCGAAACTCCGCCTCCTCCGCCAGCCGCTCCAGCGCGCGCTTGCGCTCGGTGATGTCCATCATCGAACCAATCATTCGCACCGGGCGCCCTTGGTCGTCGCGCGCCAGCACGCCGCGGTCGAGCACGTGCGCCCAGCTCCCATCGCCGCGCAGGAAGCGGTACTCCGCCTGCCACGCGTCCTCGTCCGAGTCGACGAAGTGCTTCAGCCGCTGCACCACCGGGCCCCGGTCCTCCGGGTGGACACGCTCGCCCCACCAGTCCAGGTCGTGCCACTCCAACAGGTCGCCATAGCCAAAGGCATCCCCCGTCCCGGGGTCCCACTTCACGCGCCCGGTGGTGGAGAAGTGCCAATCCCAGAGCACGTCATGCGTGGCGCGCGCGGCCAAGCGGTAGCGCTCCTCCGCTTCGCGCAGCGCCGCGGTGGCCTGCTCCCGCTCGGTGCAGTCCACCACCACCCCCAGCATGCGGTGGGTGCGCTCGTTCCCATGGAACGTCTGGCCGACCGCCTCGTAGCAATGCAATGAGCCGTCCGGCCAGCGGCAGCGGAACTTGAAGGTGTAGGGGCCATCCGCGACCAATCCCTGCTCAATGGCGCGAGACACCCGGGGGCGGTCATCCGGAAGGATGCAAGGCAGGAAGCCCGCCAGCGTGGTGGACAGGGTCCCCGGCGACTGCCCGAAGAAGGCCTCCGCGTCCGCGGACCAGGTCACGCTGCGCCGCGCCTCGGTCCACTCCCACGCGACCATGCGCGCGGTCTCCAACGCCAAGCGCAGCAACTCCTCGCGGGCCTGGAGCGAGTGCGCCAGCGCGCGCGCCTCCTCCGCCTCGCGTCTCGCGGCGAGCGCCACCTCCAGCGACTCGCGCGGCGCGGGCGCGCCCTGACGAGGCCCCTCCTGCGAGACGAGCCACAGCGCGAGGCCCTGCTCATGGCGCACCACCACCACCTGGCTGTCGCCCTCGGTGGCACCGAGCGGACAGCGCCACGGCGCGACGTGGGGCACGCCCGTCCGCACCACCCGCGCGCAGGCCGCCACGTCCACCAGGGGAATGCCCTCGCGCACCCAGCCCGAGACATCCCGGCCGAGGTCCAAGGCCTCGACCAGGACCTCCGCCGAGGGACTCAGCGACGTCCATCGCAGGTCGAGCACCTGCCCCTCATCCCCCAGGACAGGCTCGAGCACGATGCATGGTGGCTCGCTTCCCGTGGGAATTGCGCCCACCGGACCGAGCCCTGGGACCCACGACAAACCCATCATGGACTTCCCCCCGGCGCGGGCCTCGTCCCTCCCCCTTGGCCACCGGAGCGTCAACGCGGAGGCGGGGACACGCGTCAGGCCACCTTGCCATGACTGAGCCCTCGGAGCCCTACCCCTCAGGGCCGCACGTCCACGGACTGCTCACCCGTGAGCACTGCCCTCCCACGGACCCGCGCCTTCCCGACCGGACAGGTGGGATGTCGGGCGCGAAGGCGCGCGCGCTCGTTCCCCGAGCCCTGCACAAGCCCTGGAGCATGAGACGGCGCAGGTGGGGCGCTCCGGTGTGTCGGATTGCGAGCCCCGCCCCGCGCCCCATTCCCCGCCGCGAGGGCGTGGGTGTCTGTCCTTCAGTAACGCCCCTTCATCCCCAGGATGGGCAGCACGATGGGCAACCCCACCGCCTTCTTGCGCAGAGGACCCGCCATGCCGCCTCCGGTGTACTCGAAGGCCACCGTCTCCTGGCTGATCGTGACGTTGAGCATGTCCAGGTAGGCCTCCAGGCTGAACGTGTCATACGCCCACGCCTTGGACAGCCGCACGTCGAAGCGCAGGAAGGGCGGCAGCCGGTCCACGCGATCGCGGTCCACTTGAACCCAGGCGGGCCGGCCGCTGCCGTCCTCTCCCTCGCGGTGGGTCTGCGTGCTCAACGTGCCGTACTCCGGGCGGCCGGTGTTGAAGTGCACCACCCCGCCCAGCGTGACGTTGTTGGCGAACTTGTGGCTCACCACCAGGTTGAGCACGTGCGTCTGGTCGAACGCGAACGGGAGCTGCTGCCGCGCATCGCCCACCACGTTGCCCGCATCATCATGGCGGTAGAAGCGCGTGGAGCGCGTGGAGCGCTGGACGCTGTACGACAGCCACCCGAACCAGTTGTTGCCCAGCGGATAGCGCACGAGCAACTCCAGGCCATACGCCCGGCCATGGCTCTCGAAGTCCGGGATGTCCAAGTGGTTGCGATCGAGGTCCACGTCATCCCCCAGCTGGGAGGCGCGGCGAGACAGCGAATTGACGCTGCCCAGCTCCTCGTCCGAGAAGGGCGTCAGCTCCACCGTGCGCAGCAGGGGGTTGAAATAGACATCCAATCCCAGCTCCAGGTGGTTCCACAGCGTCCACTCGGCGCCCAGGGAGAGCTGCACGCCCGTCTGCAATCCCAGGATGAGGCTGCCCACGTCCACCACCGGAAGGCTGATGAGGGTGGTGGGCGGCTGATGGAACACGCCCGCGGCGCCCTTGAGGGTCAGCGTGTCGCTCACGGCATGGCGCACCGTGAGGCGCGGCTCCAGCGCGGTGTTATCGAAGCCAGGGGATAGGTGGTAGTGGTCCAGCCGCAGGCCGGGCACCACCTTCCAGGAGGGTGACGGCGTCCAGACGACCTCGGCGAAGGCGCCCGCGAAGGTGGCCAGCGCCACGGGCTCGCTGACGCGCTCGCCTGGCGAAGCCCCCGGGTCATCGGACCGCGCGTTCCCATCCAGCACCTCCACCACCGCGCGCTTGTTCTCCACGTCGGACCCCACGCGCAGGTCCACCTCGGGCGCCAGCCGCACGTGGTAGCCCGCGCGGGCCGCCCAGTTCGTCTGCTGGATGTGCACCTCGCCGCTGCTGTCTGGCTGCTGGGCGATGACGGAGAAGCGGTCCACGCCCCACGTGCCGCCCACCTCCAGTTCGCCCGCCCCCAGGGGATTCCGGTCCCTCAAGTCCACCCGGTGGAAGACGATGGACTGGAGCGCGGTCTCTCCAAAGGAGTCCATGGCCTTCGTCCCGAAGGTGTCCGAGGAGCCAAAGGCAAACAGGCGCAGCCTGCCCCGTCCCACCTCCTGCTCCACCCGCGCCTGGTAGTCCCAGAAGTCGAGCACCACCTTCGGGTTCTGCCGCCCCGGCGCGGGCGGGGTCTGGAGCTGATTGGCCGCCAGCGCGATGAGCCACGGTGTGTAGGAATACCGGCCCGCGAGGCTGACATTGGTGCGCGAGGAGGGGAACGGCGTCTCCAGGAAGAAGCCCGCGTTGATGAGGTCCGCGTAGGCGCTGCCATGCACGCGGTCATCGTGCGGACGACTGAGGCGCCCATCGATGGCGCCCCCCATCAACCGGCCGTACTGCGGCGGCGGCGAGCCCGCATAGAAGTCGATGGCGTCGATGAAGTCCGGGTGGATGACCGCCGGACCGAGGAACAGGTGGAAGAGGATGGGGACGCGGATGCCATCCAGGAAGTAGCCCGTGGACGCGGGCTGACTGCCGCGCACCACCGGGTAGGCCACGCCGGACAGCATGCTGCCCACGCCGGGCAACAGCATCACGACGCGGAACGGGTCGCCCATCGTGCCGGGCACCTCGCGCAGCTCCGCGTCATGCAGCGTGACGCGGCTTACCTCCGTGCGCTCGCGATCCCCTCGCACCACCGTCTCATAGGGGTTGATGACGAGCGGCTCCAATCCATACACCACCTCCAAGGACTCGGCGGTGCGCAGCGCCTCGCGATAGACGCTGGGCTTGTAGCCGGGCGCCGTCACCCGCACGGCCTGCCCTCCTGAAGGAAAGCGCGCCTCGAAGTGGCCCGCCGCGTCCGTCTGCACCGGCTGGTCCGGCGCGGCGTCCGACAGCAGCGTCGCGCCCACGAGCGGACGACGGTTGCCCTTGGCGCGCACCCAGCCCCGCAGGGTGATGGGTCCCTCACTCACACCCGCATCCGGCGCGGCGAGCACGGGGGCCTCGAAGCGGTACTCGAAGAACAGCCGCACGGCCACCGGCTGGCCATCCACCGTGGCGGGAGAGAAGCGCAGGCGCGGCGCGGCGTGCAGCGCGGCCTCGTCCAACAGCGGATGCACTCCGCTGACGAGCGTCGCCGAGTCCACCTCTCCCGCGTCATCCAACAACAACTCCAGACGCACCGTGCCCCCCACGGCCTCCGCCGCGAGCGCGGGAGGGTACGGCGCGGGTGAATCCTCCAGCAGCACGGGGGGCACGAGCGCCCCCGTCGTCACACCCGCGTCCACCGAGTCGCCCGGCGTCGCCGCCCAGCCCGCGTCCGTGCGCTGGACGGCCACCTCCACCGCCATGCCCGCGTCCGCGGCGCCCTCCTCCGCGCGCACCCCGGCCGCCCACAGCCCCAGCCACACCCCGAGCGCCAGCGCCCCCCCGCGCCAGGACGTCCTCGCCTGTCCCCTCATGTCGTCAGGTGTCCCATGCCCCGGCCCTGCGCGCATGAGGCCAGGGGCAGGGCACCGCTGACAAGGGGAACACACACACCCTGTCTGCCCGGCCGCCACCATTCACTGCTCAACACCTGGCAGGCGAACCCGTCCACCACTGGAGAGAGAACCCGTCCCTTGGGGCGGGAGGACGCGCCCGGGGCCGCTCCCCACCTTGCGTTCGACTTCCCCCCTAAACCGGAACTTCATGAGACTCCCGCGCCCCCTCCCAATCCTTCCGGCCCAGAACAGCTCGCGGTGAGGACGCCATGATTCCTCCCCCCGGCCTGGGTCACCTGCCGCGAGGCATGGTGGCTCCCACGGTCTGCAGTCTCCTTTTGCTTGCGGGGCTCGTGCCGTTGTCCGTCGCGGGCGCGGGTGACCGCGATGCCCCGGACACCCTCATCCTGGACGGACCTCCAGAGCAGAGCCTCTCCTCCACCGCGGACTTCCGCTTCGACTCCAACGCGGCGCAGCCCCGCTATCGCTGCGCCCTGGACGGCGCGGCGTTCCAGTCGTGTGGTCCCACCTTTCATCTGGGGGACCTGCCCCCCGGGGACCACGAGCTGTCCGTGTATGTGATTGACCTCGCCACGGGGCGCTACGACCGCTCGCTCGCGACGTGGGCCTGGGTGGTCGAGGACCCGAACCCCGCGGTGGGAGGCAGCGGCCCCTGAGCCTCACCGGCGCGGGGGGAGGATGGCCGAGGCCACCAGCGTCACCAGCTTGAGTTGGTGGCGCGGCAACCGGCGCAGGGTGCGCAGCAGCCGTCGCATCTCCGGGAGATGATCCTTGTCTGGAGAGTCCTCCTCCCAGACGGCGGCGCCCGCCGCGGCCGCCGTGACGAGCCCCATGGAGACGTCCGCGGACATCTGGAGCGCCAGGCACAGGCGGAACAGCGTGGGCACGCTGGGCATCATCTTTCCGCGCTCGAGCCGCCCGTAGACCTCCGAGGCGATGCCGATGCGGTCCGCGACGTCCGCCTGGGTCAACCCGGCGCGCATGCGCGCGGCCTTGGCGGCCACGCCCACGCTGAGGGACAGCTTCCGCTCGATTCGCCGCCGGGCGAGTTCCGGCGCGGGCACCTTCCGGCTCCGGGCGGGGCGGAGACGGCTGGAGGCGACAAGACCTTCGGGGTGGGTTCTCACCACATCAACCTTGCGCGTGTGGCCCGGCGAGGGACCCGCGCCCTCGCGGACCTCCCGCCGGCCGGTCAGTTCCCGGCCGTTATAACCCACCACGTCATCTGAACCTATGCCGATACGGCAGGTTGTCTCCCTTTTCATGAGCCCCACCCCGGGGCGACATGGTCGCACCCCACCGCACACCTCCCTCGCAGGGAACGTCCACGCTGCGCCGCGGCATGGAAGACAGGCTCCCGCACAAAGCCTCGCATCGCGGCGGTTGGGATTGCGCGAGGGTTGGGGCCGCGCGCGCTACCCGGACCGGTCGATGCCGCGCATCAGCACGGGCGGGTAGCGCTCGCCCGAGGCGCCGTCCGAGAAGAGCGCCGAGATGCGGGCCCGCTCCTCGGGAGTGAGGACCAGCTCGCGGGCGCGCAGGTTCTCCTCCAGGTGCGTGCGGCGGCGCGTGCCGGGGATGGGGACGATGTCCGGCCCCTGGGCCATGAGCCACGCCAGCGCGAGCTGTCCTGCGCCGCAGTGCTTCTCCTGCGCGAGGGCCTGGAGTCCGCGCACGCGCTCGGCGTTGCGCTCGAAGTGGTCTCCCTGGAAGCGCGGCGAGTGCCGGCGGAAGTCCGTCTCGCTCAGCGCGGCGGGCGAGTGCAGGCTGCCGGTCAGGAAGCCTCGGCCCAGCGGGCTGTAGGCGAGCAGCCCGATGCCCAGCTCCCGCAGCGTGGGGAGGATGTCCGCCTCCACGTGGCGCTCCCACACCGAGTACTCCGTCTCCAGGGCCGCGAGCGGATGCACGGCGTGCGCGCGGCGGAGCGTGCGGGCCGAGGCTTCGGAGAGGCCCATCCGCGCGACCTTGCCCTCGGCGACGAGGGCCGCCATGGCGCCCACGCTCTCCTCGATGGGCACCTTCGGATCCACGCGGGCGAGGATGAAGAGGTCGAGCCGCTCCACGCCCAGTCGCGTGAGGGACGCCTCGCACGCGCGGCGCAGGTGGGCGGGGCTGCCATCGGTCTCCCACTGTCCGTCCGGGAGTCGCCGGGCCCCCGTCTTGGTGGCGATGAC carries:
- a CDS encoding helix-turn-helix transcriptional regulator; protein product: MKRETTCRIGIGSDDVVGYNGRELTGRREVREGAGPSPGHTRKVDVVRTHPEGLVASSRLRPARSRKVPAPELARRRIERKLSLSVGVAAKAARMRAGLTQADVADRIGIASEVYGRLERGKMMPSVPTLFRLCLALQMSADVSMGLVTAAAAGAAVWEEDSPDKDHLPEMRRLLRTLRRLPRHQLKLVTLVASAILPPRR
- a CDS encoding TonB-dependent receptor — encoded protein: MRGQARTSWRGGALALGVWLGLWAAGVRAEEGAADAGMAVEVAVQRTDAGWAATPGDSVDAGVTTGALVPPVLLEDSPAPYPPALAAEAVGGTVRLELLLDDAGEVDSATLVSGVHPLLDEAALHAAPRLRFSPATVDGQPVAVRLFFEYRFEAPVLAAPDAGVSEGPITLRGWVRAKGNRRPLVGATLLSDAAPDQPVQTDAAGHFEARFPSGGQAVRVTAPGYKPSVYREALRTAESLEVVYGLEPLVINPYETVVRGDRERTEVSRVTLHDAELREVPGTMGDPFRVVMLLPGVGSMLSGVAYPVVRGSQPASTGYFLDGIRVPILFHLFLGPAVIHPDFIDAIDFYAGSPPPQYGRLMGGAIDGRLSRPHDDRVHGSAYADLINAGFFLETPFPSSRTNVSLAGRYSYTPWLIALAANQLQTPPAPGRQNPKVVLDFWDYQARVEQEVGRGRLRLFAFGSSDTFGTKAMDSFGETALQSIVFHRVDLRDRNPLGAGELEVGGTWGVDRFSVIAQQPDSSGEVHIQQTNWAARAGYHVRLAPEVDLRVGSDVENKRAVVEVLDGNARSDDPGASPGERVSEPVALATFAGAFAEVVWTPSPSWKVVPGLRLDHYHLSPGFDNTALEPRLTVRHAVSDTLTLKGAAGVFHQPPTTLISLPVVDVGSLILGLQTGVQLSLGAEWTLWNHLELGLDVYFNPLLRTVELTPFSDEELGSVNSLSRRASQLGDDVDLDRNHLDIPDFESHGRAYGLELLVRYPLGNNWFGWLSYSVQRSTRSTRFYRHDDAGNVVGDARQQLPFAFDQTHVLNLVVSHKFANNVTLGGVVHFNTGRPEYGTLSTQTHREGEDGSGRPAWVQVDRDRVDRLPPFLRFDVRLSKAWAYDTFSLEAYLDMLNVTISQETVAFEYTGGGMAGPLRKKAVGLPIVLPILGMKGRY
- a CDS encoding aldo/keto reductase — encoded protein: MGLGCMGMSGGYGAADDSESVATIHRALELGVTLFNTSDAYGGGENEKLLGRALAGHRDRAVIATKTGARRLPDGQWETDGSPAHLRRACEASLTRLGVERLDLFILARVDPKVPIEESVGAMAALVAEGKVARMGLSEASARTLRRAHAVHPLAALETEYSVWERHVEADILPTLRELGIGLLAYSPLGRGFLTGSLHSPAALSETDFRRHSPRFQGDHFERNAERVRGLQALAQEKHCGAGQLALAWLMAQGPDIVPIPGTRRRTHLEENLRARELVLTPEERARISALFSDGASGERYPPVLMRGIDRSG
- a CDS encoding PAS domain-containing protein, which produces MLEPVLGDEGQVLDLRWTSLSPSAEVLVEALDLGRDVSGWVREGIPLVDVAACARVVRTGVPHVAPWRCPLGATEGDSQVVVVRHEQGLALWLVSQEGPRQGAPAPRESLEVALAARREAEEARALAHSLQAREELLRLALETARMVAWEWTEARRSVTWSADAEAFFGQSPGTLSTTLAGFLPCILPDDRPRVSRAIEQGLVADGPYTFKFRCRWPDGSLHCYEAVGQTFHGNERTHRMLGVVVDCTEREQATAALREAEERYRLAARATHDVLWDWHFSTTGRVKWDPGTGDAFGYGDLLEWHDLDWWGERVHPEDRGPVVQRLKHFVDSDEDAWQAEYRFLRGDGSWAHVLDRGVLARDDQGRPVRMIGSMMDITERKRALERLAEEAEFRERFIGILGHDLRNPLNAISLSARALRRRASLSPAQQQLAQRIESSAGRMGNMISDILDLTRARLSGGIPLNLGPVDLGSVCRQVVEELCAAHPERLIALDVDGRAEGVWDAERLAQVLSNLVGNALEHGASDSPVLLHCSARGDEQVLEVHNPGTPIPSHLLDSIFDPFRQAGLGRGRRRAGLGLGLFIVKEIVLAHGGTVCVSSSDHEGTTFTVTLPRDARPAARGAGTQGEARSA